A portion of the Cellulophaga algicola DSM 14237 genome contains these proteins:
- a CDS encoding DUF4254 domain-containing protein yields the protein MFSEFAFKIFEESIAKYHVKDDVYQSFENPYPKDDISHLLYRKNWIDTVQWHYEDIIRDPNINPDAALILKRKIDASNQDRTDLVEYIDSYFLNKYQSVSIKDTATINTESPAWAIDRLSILALKIYHMNEEANRTDASSEHLKKCSDKLNILLEQRKDLFTAIDQLLTDIENGEKYMKVYKQMKMYNDDEMNPVLRGKK from the coding sequence ATGTTTAGCGAATTTGCATTCAAAATCTTCGAAGAAAGTATAGCCAAATATCATGTAAAGGATGATGTATATCAATCTTTTGAAAACCCATATCCAAAAGATGATATCTCGCACCTACTCTATCGAAAAAATTGGATAGATACGGTGCAATGGCATTATGAAGATATTATTCGTGACCCAAATATAAACCCAGATGCTGCGCTAATACTTAAGCGTAAGATAGATGCGAGTAACCAAGATAGAACAGACCTTGTGGAATATATTGACAGCTATTTCTTAAATAAATACCAATCGGTTTCAATTAAAGATACTGCTACAATTAATACAGAAAGTCCTGCCTGGGCTATTGATCGTTTATCTATTCTAGCATTGAAAATTTACCATATGAATGAAGAAGCTAATAGAACAGACGCTTCTTCTGAACATTTAAAAAAATGTAGTGATAAGCTTAACATTCTTTTAGAGCAGCGAAAAGATTTATTTACAGCTATTGATCAATTGTTAACGGACATTGAAAACGGAGAAAAATACATGAAAGTCTACAAACAGATGAAAATGTATAATGACGATGAAATGAACCCTGTTCTTCGCGGTAAGAAATAA